The Ahaetulla prasina isolate Xishuangbanna chromosome 3, ASM2864084v1, whole genome shotgun sequence genome window below encodes:
- the LOC131193935 gene encoding lymphocyte antigen 6E-like isoform X6 — protein sequence MFQFFWISPPLHQVLQSSLEGVKEEGEPPTMKTYLVILGLLFLLKNEVSPLICFMCENQPTNLQCLHFGECSKEEVFCVTAVASYEFGM from the exons ATGTTCCAGTTCTTTTGGATAAGTCCACCGCTTCATCAGGTTCTCCAAAGTTCACTCGAGGGTGtcaaggaagaaggagaacctCCGACCATGAAGACCTACCTTGTCATTCTTGGTCTGCTGTTTCTGCTTAAAAATGAAG tTTCCCCGCTGATCTGCTTCATGTGTGAGAACCAGCCCACCAACCTGCAGTGTCTCCATTTCGGAGAATGCAGTAAGGAAGAAGTGTTCTGTGTGACCGCCGTGGCCTCATATGAATTTG
- the LOC131193935 gene encoding lymphocyte antigen 6E-like isoform X5 translates to MFQFFWISPPLHQVLQSSLEGVKEEGEPPTMKTYLVILGLLFLLKNEVSPLICFMCENQPTNLQCLHFGECSKEEVFCVTAVASYEFGALENKLTSSSL, encoded by the exons ATGTTCCAGTTCTTTTGGATAAGTCCACCGCTTCATCAGGTTCTCCAAAGTTCACTCGAGGGTGtcaaggaagaaggagaacctCCGACCATGAAGACCTACCTTGTCATTCTTGGTCTGCTGTTTCTGCTTAAAAATGAAG tTTCCCCGCTGATCTGCTTCATGTGTGAGAACCAGCCCACCAACCTGCAGTGTCTCCATTTCGGAGAATGCAGTAAGGAAGAAGTGTTCTGTGTGACCGCCGTGGCCTCATATGAATTTG gtgctttggagaataagctgacctcctcttctctatga